The following proteins come from a genomic window of Rutidosis leptorrhynchoides isolate AG116_Rl617_1_P2 chromosome 10, CSIRO_AGI_Rlap_v1, whole genome shotgun sequence:
- the LOC139870892 gene encoding uncharacterized protein translates to MVRLATTLPQAFAMARMVEGDVKATKTNCPSTRRASAEVGARARTMSVGGSSASSTGQKRKNPPPPESRAFKMSVDTATKTDDAITGMFLINSSPARALFDCGANCSFVFVTLCDKLKLPINVLSEPLRIEVGDGRTVPVTTSVSRVTIEIDENEFPMTCLIIHILSFDVVLGIDWLGLHKVSIKCDKKIIHFPLADGTRAVARGERGEFDSPLILMTKAKKSLAKGCDSFLAYVINAKKEKKYVSDIPIVSEFPEVFPDELPGLPPVREVEYKIELLPGSTPVAKAPY, encoded by the exons ATGGTGAGATTAGCAACAACCTTGCCTCAAGCGTTTGCTATGGCAAGAATGGTAGAAGGAGACGTCAAAGCCACCAAGA CTAATTGTCCTTCTACAAGGCGAGCGAGTGCTGAGGTAGGGGCCAGAGCAAGAACAATGTCAGTCGGAGGATCATCTGCTTCTTCAACGGGACAGAAGCGAAAGAATCCTCCACCACCTGAATCAAGAGCATTTAAAATGTCGGTTGATACTGCTACTAAAACCGACGATGCGATTACTGGTATGTTTCTGATAAATTCTTCGCCGGCTCGTGCGTTATTTGATTGTGGAGCAAATTGCTCTTTTGTGTTTGTTACACTATGTGATAAGTTGAAATTGCCTATCAACGTATTATCTGAACCTTTAAGAATAGAAGTGGGTGATGGTAGAACGGTTCCAGTCACAACCTCTGTGTCTAGAGTAACCATTGAAATAGATGAGAATGAATTCCCTATGACTTGTCTTATTATACATATACTGAGCTTTGATGTCGTATTAGGTATAGATTGGTTAGGCCTCCATAAGGTAAGTATAAAATGTGATAAGAAAATAATTCATTTTCCTTTGGCTGATGGGACACGTGCTGTGGCCCGAGGTGAACGGGGCGAGTTTGATAGTCCATTAATTTTGATGACGAAAGCTAAGAAATCGTTAGCCAAGGGGTGTGATTCGTTTCTAGCATATGTGATCAATGCAAAGAAAGAGAAGAAATACGTGTCTGATATCCCGATAGTGTCCGAATTCCCAGAAGTCTTCCCAGATGAATTGCCGGGTTTACCGCCAGTTAGGGAAGTAGAATATAAAATCGAGTTGTTGCCAGGATCCACACCCGTTGCTAAAGCTCCGTATTGA